From Octadecabacter arcticus 238, a single genomic window includes:
- a CDS encoding CaiB/BaiF CoA transferase family protein — protein sequence MKVKETNMQDNRDQSESALEGLRVLDIGTFIAAPFSATLMGEFGAEVYKIELPGVGDHARRLGTPTESGDTLVWLSEARNKKSVCIDLRTTEGAEIFKSLVAVSDVVCENFQAGTLERWGLGWDTLSAINPRLVLLRISGYGQTGPNANLPCFGRIANAFGGLSFLSGEADRAPAQPGSATLADYMAGLFGAFAVQTALRARDRTGKGQVIDLGLYEGIFRILDEVAPAYQQNGFVRQREGAETPIVVPHSHYPSKDDRWLAIACTNDRIFARLVEDAMGRPDLVTDPRYATNAARILHRKEVNSIVTAWTITMPRDEVLSRCAKAEVPCGPVYSIDEIFEDPQYAARENILYFEDDRIGQFAMPNVVPRLEGTPGRINWLGPVLGSHTDEVLRDILHMDEAMIERLRKDGIV from the coding sequence ATGAAAGTCAAGGAGACAAACATGCAAGATAACAGAGACCAGTCGGAAAGCGCCCTCGAAGGGCTCAGAGTTCTTGACATCGGCACTTTCATCGCTGCGCCCTTTTCTGCAACGCTGATGGGCGAATTTGGTGCGGAGGTATACAAGATTGAACTTCCAGGTGTTGGAGATCATGCGCGGCGACTAGGAACTCCAACAGAGTCGGGCGACACGCTGGTATGGCTCAGCGAAGCTCGAAATAAGAAGTCTGTTTGCATAGATCTGCGTACTACCGAAGGAGCAGAGATTTTTAAATCGTTGGTCGCTGTCAGCGATGTGGTTTGCGAGAATTTCCAAGCAGGAACGCTGGAGCGCTGGGGGCTAGGCTGGGACACGCTATCCGCTATCAACCCCCGTTTGGTATTGCTTCGAATTTCTGGCTATGGCCAGACAGGCCCAAATGCAAACCTACCGTGCTTTGGCCGCATCGCCAACGCATTCGGTGGCCTGTCCTTTCTGTCTGGAGAGGCCGACCGTGCGCCAGCGCAACCCGGATCGGCAACGTTGGCTGACTATATGGCCGGACTTTTTGGAGCTTTTGCTGTGCAAACGGCGCTTCGTGCACGCGACAGGACTGGGAAGGGTCAAGTGATCGACCTTGGACTCTACGAGGGAATCTTTAGGATACTCGACGAGGTCGCTCCAGCGTATCAGCAGAACGGCTTCGTACGGCAAAGAGAGGGTGCTGAGACTCCGATAGTGGTGCCGCACAGTCACTACCCCTCCAAAGATGACCGTTGGTTAGCGATAGCCTGCACTAACGATCGCATCTTCGCCCGGCTGGTCGAGGATGCAATGGGTCGTCCTGATCTCGTGACGGACCCGCGTTATGCCACGAATGCGGCGCGCATTTTGCACCGGAAGGAGGTAAATTCCATTGTTACCGCTTGGACCATAACTATGCCGCGCGACGAAGTGCTATCGCGATGCGCGAAAGCCGAGGTGCCATGCGGTCCAGTCTATTCGATTGATGAGATCTTTGAGGATCCTCAATATGCGGCGCGAGAAAACATTTTGTACTTCGAGGACGATCGGATCGGCCAGTTCGCCATGCCCAATGTGGTGCCGCGGCTCGAAGGCACACCGGGTCGGATCAACTGGCTCGGCCCAGTCCTAGGATCGCATACCGATGAGGTGCTGCGGGATATCCTCCATATGGACGAGGCCATGATTGAGCGGTTAAGGAAGGACGGAATTGTGTGA
- a CDS encoding 3-keto-5-aminohexanoate cleavage protein, whose amino-acid sequence MKKLIIEARVNEYAMRDENPNVPWSAQEIAHDAAEVAEAGASILHFHPRKLDGSPAHGYDDYSKVIAAIRNVSDLLVHPTLGQITIQGTESRVAHIPRLAADPRLKPELASLDLGSTNIDRYDATRKSFVTDEKSYINTTGTLIEFAKTFINCGVRPAVACWSAPFVRTLEPFFDMGLLPNPTWVVFVHTDNGVMGGHPPSPAGLRAFHDFLPKDRPVEWTVCSKPGNLFPTAAQAIQMGGHVSIGIGDNPYCELGSPTNAELVRRVAEIAKAYGREVATPQETRQILGMAPHFI is encoded by the coding sequence ATGAAGAAGCTCATTATCGAAGCTAGAGTTAACGAATACGCTATGCGCGACGAGAATCCGAACGTACCATGGTCAGCCCAGGAAATAGCCCATGACGCTGCTGAGGTCGCCGAGGCTGGCGCTTCTATCCTGCATTTCCACCCACGAAAGTTAGATGGCTCACCTGCACACGGATATGATGATTACTCCAAGGTTATAGCGGCCATCCGGAACGTATCAGATCTTCTTGTACATCCAACGCTGGGTCAGATCACCATACAAGGTACCGAGTCTCGTGTGGCCCATATTCCACGTCTTGCGGCAGATCCGAGACTTAAGCCTGAGCTTGCCTCACTTGATCTCGGATCAACAAATATCGACCGTTATGACGCGACCAGAAAGAGCTTCGTCACTGATGAAAAGTCCTATATCAACACGACTGGAACTCTGATTGAATTCGCCAAGACCTTCATTAATTGTGGTGTTAGGCCAGCCGTTGCGTGCTGGTCCGCCCCATTTGTGCGCACTCTTGAGCCTTTCTTCGATATGGGGTTGCTGCCGAATCCAACCTGGGTGGTTTTTGTTCACACCGATAACGGCGTCATGGGAGGGCACCCACCGTCACCGGCAGGGCTACGGGCTTTCCACGATTTTTTACCGAAAGATCGACCGGTGGAATGGACCGTCTGCAGTAAACCCGGAAACCTGTTTCCGACGGCAGCACAGGCTATCCAAATGGGTGGCCACGTGTCCATCGGAATCGGAGACAACCCGTATTGTGAACTTGGTTCGCCGACCAACGCTGAACTGGTCCGGCGCGTGGCTGAAATAGCCAAAGCCTACGGGAGGGAAGTCGCAACTCCACAAGAAACACGTCAGATACTGGGTATGGCGCCGCATTTTATATGA